A single window of Betta splendens chromosome 11, fBetSpl5.4, whole genome shotgun sequence DNA harbors:
- the nxph1 gene encoding neurexophilin-1 isoform X3, protein MAPGFEVTLFTKPTGAHEVTSTFVSKSDVVKSGNSKSTLKNIWTESSKDMSISRLLSQTLHGKENDTGLDLHYDAIEPDSEQDLWDWLKNSTDLQDSRPRAKRRPMVKTGKFKKMFGWGDFHSNIKTVKLNLLITGKIVDHGNGTFSVYFRHNSTGQGNVSVSLVPPTKIVEFDVAAQQSVIDAKDSKSFNCRIEYEKVEKGSKNTLCNYDPSKTCYQEQTQSHVSWLCSKPFKVICIFISFYSTDYKLVQKVCPDYNYHSDTPYFPSG, encoded by the exons ATGGCGCCTGGTTTTGAGGTCACTCTCTTTACCAAACCAACTGGAGCACATGAG GTTACAAGCACTTTTGTGTCAAAGTCAGATGTTGTGAAGTCAGGAAACTCAAAATCAACCCTAAAGAATATATGGACAGAAAGTAGCAAGGATATGTCCATCAGTAGGCTGCTGTCACAGACGCTACATGGCAAAGAAAATGACACAGGTTTGGACCTTCACTATGATGCTATAGAACCCGACTCAGAACAAGACCTTTGGGACTGGCTGAAGAACTCCACAGACCTGCAGGACTCACGGCCACGGGCAAAGCGGCGGCCCATGGTCAAGACCGGTAAATTTAAGAAAATGTTTGGCTGGGGGGACTTTCACTCTAATATCAAGACAGTCAAACTCAACCTGCTCATCACTGGTAAGATTGTGGACCACGGCAATGGCACCTTCAGTGTCTACTTCCGCCACAACTCCACAGGCCAGGGCAATGTCTCTGTAAGTTTGGTTCCTCCTACTAAGATAGTGGAGTTTGATGTGGCAGCGCAGCAATCTGTTATAGATGCCAAGGACTCAAAATCCTTCAACTGTCGTATAGAGTATGAGAAGGTAGAGAAAGGTTCCAAAAACACCCTCTGCAACTACGACCCATCCAAGACCTGCTACCAAGAGCAGACCCAGAGCCATGTCTCCTGGCTATGCTCCAAGCCTTTCAAAGTCATCTGCATCTTCATTTCTTTCTACAGCACAGACTACAAACTGGTTCAAAAAGTTTGCCCAGACTATAACTACCACAGTGACACTCCCTACTTCCCATCTGGCTGA
- the nxph1 gene encoding neurexophilin-1 isoform X1, whose product MSPALSSHRSISATSSMCRWFLLFFPFLLWFLLPQVTSTFVSKSDVVKSGNSKSTLKNIWTESSKDMSISRLLSQTLHGKENDTGLDLHYDAIEPDSEQDLWDWLKNSTDLQDSRPRAKRRPMVKTGKFKKMFGWGDFHSNIKTVKLNLLITGKIVDHGNGTFSVYFRHNSTGQGNVSVSLVPPTKIVEFDVAAQQSVIDAKDSKSFNCRIEYEKVEKGSKNTLCNYDPSKTCYQEQTQSHVSWLCSKPFKVICIFISFYSTDYKLVQKVCPDYNYHSDTPYFPSG is encoded by the exons ATGAG tccagctttgtccagccaccggtcgatatcagccacttcttctaTGTGCCGGtggttcctccttttctttcccttcctcctctggttttTGCTGCCTCAG GTTACAAGCACTTTTGTGTCAAAGTCAGATGTTGTGAAGTCAGGAAACTCAAAATCAACCCTAAAGAATATATGGACAGAAAGTAGCAAGGATATGTCCATCAGTAGGCTGCTGTCACAGACGCTACATGGCAAAGAAAATGACACAGGTTTGGACCTTCACTATGATGCTATAGAACCCGACTCAGAACAAGACCTTTGGGACTGGCTGAAGAACTCCACAGACCTGCAGGACTCACGGCCACGGGCAAAGCGGCGGCCCATGGTCAAGACCGGTAAATTTAAGAAAATGTTTGGCTGGGGGGACTTTCACTCTAATATCAAGACAGTCAAACTCAACCTGCTCATCACTGGTAAGATTGTGGACCACGGCAATGGCACCTTCAGTGTCTACTTCCGCCACAACTCCACAGGCCAGGGCAATGTCTCTGTAAGTTTGGTTCCTCCTACTAAGATAGTGGAGTTTGATGTGGCAGCGCAGCAATCTGTTATAGATGCCAAGGACTCAAAATCCTTCAACTGTCGTATAGAGTATGAGAAGGTAGAGAAAGGTTCCAAAAACACCCTCTGCAACTACGACCCATCCAAGACCTGCTACCAAGAGCAGACCCAGAGCCATGTCTCCTGGCTATGCTCCAAGCCTTTCAAAGTCATCTGCATCTTCATTTCTTTCTACAGCACAGACTACAAACTGGTTCAAAAAGTTTGCCCAGACTATAACTACCACAGTGACACTCCCTACTTCCCATCTGGCTGA
- the nxph1 gene encoding neurexophilin-1 isoform X2 — translation MNGSLSSGRMQVTCWCAVFLLIPALCLVTSTFVSKSDVVKSGNSKSTLKNIWTESSKDMSISRLLSQTLHGKENDTGLDLHYDAIEPDSEQDLWDWLKNSTDLQDSRPRAKRRPMVKTGKFKKMFGWGDFHSNIKTVKLNLLITGKIVDHGNGTFSVYFRHNSTGQGNVSVSLVPPTKIVEFDVAAQQSVIDAKDSKSFNCRIEYEKVEKGSKNTLCNYDPSKTCYQEQTQSHVSWLCSKPFKVICIFISFYSTDYKLVQKVCPDYNYHSDTPYFPSG, via the coding sequence GTTACAAGCACTTTTGTGTCAAAGTCAGATGTTGTGAAGTCAGGAAACTCAAAATCAACCCTAAAGAATATATGGACAGAAAGTAGCAAGGATATGTCCATCAGTAGGCTGCTGTCACAGACGCTACATGGCAAAGAAAATGACACAGGTTTGGACCTTCACTATGATGCTATAGAACCCGACTCAGAACAAGACCTTTGGGACTGGCTGAAGAACTCCACAGACCTGCAGGACTCACGGCCACGGGCAAAGCGGCGGCCCATGGTCAAGACCGGTAAATTTAAGAAAATGTTTGGCTGGGGGGACTTTCACTCTAATATCAAGACAGTCAAACTCAACCTGCTCATCACTGGTAAGATTGTGGACCACGGCAATGGCACCTTCAGTGTCTACTTCCGCCACAACTCCACAGGCCAGGGCAATGTCTCTGTAAGTTTGGTTCCTCCTACTAAGATAGTGGAGTTTGATGTGGCAGCGCAGCAATCTGTTATAGATGCCAAGGACTCAAAATCCTTCAACTGTCGTATAGAGTATGAGAAGGTAGAGAAAGGTTCCAAAAACACCCTCTGCAACTACGACCCATCCAAGACCTGCTACCAAGAGCAGACCCAGAGCCATGTCTCCTGGCTATGCTCCAAGCCTTTCAAAGTCATCTGCATCTTCATTTCTTTCTACAGCACAGACTACAAACTGGTTCAAAAAGTTTGCCCAGACTATAACTACCACAGTGACACTCCCTACTTCCCATCTGGCTGA